The DNA region TTCACAACAGAGGGCAAGCGTCATACTCTGAGATGGTGCATGGCACCCAACAGGTTAATTtactctttaaaaaagaaaagaaaccttgACCTTGGTTTCTCACTTACAGTGGGAGCTCTGATCACAGCTGATCCTGCAGGATCTAGATGTGTATTGGCACAGCTTTgccacaagatggcagcatgATATAAATGACATGTTGGCACTGGTCAGTATTTTCTCACCGCTCTGTTGATGACTTGATCACTTAATACCCTGTCAATtaatacatcataatttatGACCTATTTTGGATTGTGTTCttcttgttttgtgtctccGCTCCTCACCTCTCCCCTCTCACTGAACCACCTTTAGAGAACCTGACCCTGCAAGGAATCCTACTTGGATCACTTACCTCCAAACACCAGTGCAATTTAAGTTTCCCCTCAATTTCGAATAGTTTACTCTGATATTTTTGACTGTCGTGTTCTCCCACAGTCAGGTTTCTGTCCCTTGACTGTGTTGGAATGTGTTTCtgaatgttttccttttgaacGTGCCAGCTCCACCACCCAGCAGAGTCTTAAGCTTTCATTTCTTTGGATCTGGCAAGGTGGAATATGCTATTTGTCTCTAATAAGTAGCATATTTTTTGGGAAGCTGGACTCAAGATGTCCTTGTTGGAGAGGATATATAGAATTTAGATGATTGAATTACTCTGTTTCACAATTACTCTTGCACTACAGTGTTGTGAAATAGTCTTTGGATTCTATCTACGTATATGTGTACAGGGAGCTATGTGGAAATactactttgcagattcatcCCTCTGGGGTTTCCTGCAGATGATTGGCAGTTACAGACAAACAACTGACCAATGCCATGCACAATGGGATGATTGCTCGCAAATTGCTGTAATGTTGTGAATCAAAAATGATGTCATtgacaattatttatttactgttgacctttgttttgcactttgtaaAACCTCTAGAGTTACCTAAATCTCAACTGTGACCCTCAACGGTTTCATTGTTACTACTTGTAAGACCTTTTAAATGACTTTCCTTCTAAAAGAGGATTGTCATAATCTTGACATgaatttttcatttatttcatttgatatataaaactttttattaactttatttgtcATGCATGTTTGGAGGGGATTGGATTCGCTACAGTATGACAGATTCAacttttggcttttttttatgCAAAGATTATGTATCAAAGTAGATTCAAAAGAAAGGTCATCCCCTGTGGCATCAGTTGTGTAATCTGTGACAGTGATTTTAGTTTCAATCAGTGCTAATCAttctctgtgtgggtgtgtttgaaCCAAATTCAGCTCAGAGCATGGGACAGGGAGCACACGTTGTCCCTCTGCTGATGCCATTAGTGACATCAGCAGAGGGACAACGTGAGATGAACAGCCAGCACTGTAAAGTTGATACAGCGGGACAGAAATGTACTCGGTTGTCAGGAAGTGTTTTGGAAGCTTCAACTCTTCAAAGGCTCAGATCTCAAAAATGTTGTGTTAAACATAACTCAACGTCGAGTAAACCTTTTCAGACTTGTTGAAAGAAGCAATTGTCACTAATACTGACTTTCTGCTTTTCCTACACTTTTACGATTGTGACAATTCCCAAACAACAAGTGGCATGAAAACTACCACTTTAATCAAATAGAGAAGTCCAATTGGGACATTGAAGTAAATAAAGTGTAGATGTGGTGCCCCTTATTTTATCTTCTTGGCTTTCATTACATGTAACACTGGGTGAAATGTTCTGAATCCGGAAATGGCACATTTCTGAAATGTCATGATTGACtcataataattaatcaaaagCTGGAAATATTGTTGATAAGCAATTTGTGCAGTAGGAATATCACTCCAGATAGTTTGGAAGTAGCTACAGTATATGGTGACTGCATGTTATGACAAAAAAATGGAGAGCAAAATGTACACATATTTACCacaagagaataaaaaatagCTGAGAAGTAGCCTACTTGAGAGACTATCTGTTAATAGTTTCATATTCTGGGTATTAATCACCTTTTTTGATAGCATCCTCGATTTTAAATCTTCCAACTGACTGCTGTTTCTGATTATAAATTAAAGCATGTTATGTAATCTGTTAGCTGCCCTGTAAATTGATGATTAACAcgtcttctctcttctcttctgtttcaTCTTCTTGAGCACAGCTGTTTGTATGTAACATGAACTTAATCATTGTATCACGGTACACCATAGAAAATGCTGCaatacttattttctttcttttttacatgaCATGAAATTTGTCTATCTCTACAAATCAAAACATTCTCCCTTTGGTGTTAGATGAGAGGAGGTGGGTGGTCCTAATGAATAACTGGTAGCAGGGGAATATGATTGCAACATGTTTTAGATTGCatgatgatgtttttctttgcGGTAAAACCACTTTATTTCTTGTGTTTCATGGCTTCTTATACTCTTTTTGTGATAATGGTAGTttgtaatacaataaataataaaaataaagttattgtCCAGTCAATGAAAATTAACTAACATGAATAGTTAGATGGATAGCACACAAACTTCAGAAACAATTAGAAAGACATAGGACTAGTAGCCTAGTATGTTATGAGCATGTTGTCTAAATTGTTTCAGTACAGCCACACTTACAGCTCTTAATACATGGGAATATTGCACAATTTCGATTGCATGTATTCTCATATTTTGTAGATTAAGTGGTATTCActtgaattaaaaagaaaggtTTTCCATTGTCTTCTTCCTGGTCGACAGATAATGAACTCCCTGGTGTCTGATTCACACAGCAGACActttgctctttgctgtaaccAGAGTTCCGCTGAAGAGGTCGCGCAAGGACTTCTGACGGAGTTCAGCCTGTGCGTCAGTGAGTGgagagccgtgtgtgtgtgtgtgtgtgtgtgtgtgtgtgtgtgtgtgtgtgtgtgtgtgtgtgtgtgtgtgtgtgtttcattcaaTGAAATGCAACACCCCGCTCTTCTGTCTGAAGCCTCTTCGGAAACAGGtttgattatatttaaaagCTTGACCCGGGAGAGAAACCCAAACAACTGTCTGTTCTAATATTAGCAGTGCGGCTGCGGACTACTATGAATTCTATTATTGTCTGGGCTCGGATATATTCTAAAAGGCAACTCTCATCAAAAGATTTACACTTTTGTCTGCAGTTGGTGGAAAAAATATCAGTTACCAACAAGTAGTAGGCTACCCTTAATTTGAAGGACTGATGGTATGCCCGGATAGGCATGTTGGCTGTGGGCCTATTTGATCATACAGTAATAAAGGCCTTTGATATATGAGTAACAATGaccttcattgtttttattgttattgttattactattattattattattattattattaataataaaaagatataataatatcattattattaaaggcGCATACCCAAGGCATGCGTAAAAACGAGCTGTCCACTTCACTCTGATAAtaagatgaaaaaacaaaaaacgatTAAAATTACACATTGATATTAGTATTCGCTATCAAAACAGGACTTCATATCAACTGACacatgttttctgatctgctgtgtttgtttttgtttgacagCAAATAAGCATAATTCCGAATTGCAGAGTTTTATCACAATTTCAGACATATCGTCATATTCTTTCATTAATGTGGCAAGAGAAAGTTGCTTGTAACGATGTCACCTGATTGGGATTGAAGGAACTTtggtaagaagaaaaaaacattttccccacCCCCACAGAAGAGGAGACCGCCCACCAGAGACAGTCAACCCGAGACCCCTTATAGATTTAAAAAGAGAGGCTGCATTTTCAGACTGACACTTATTCAACACTGCCACCTTAAGAAGATTACTTTTGCGCTGCCTGTGTCAAATACGTAGATCACTTTGCCTCTCCATCATGTTTAGGATGCTGAAACACCACCTTCACCCGGGCTTTTTTCTCTTGTTCATATGGCTTTGTCACCTCATGGAACATCAAAAAGTTCAAGGTAAGCTCTCTTCATCAATTTTCTTTAATTCTTTCCGTTTTTGAAAAACTTCGACATGCTGTCAGCCGAGTGTCGGATACTTGCTGCAACCGAGAAACTTTTCAAagtgtgtttccttttttcccGCTGATAAAATTCTCTCCGCATCAGACAGTGCGTGCGTAAAGCGTCCATAAAACAGGTGCCATATGGGACACTTCAAAGTGAGAATATGGCAAGTTTTGCAGCCCTCGCCAGGCGCACACTCTGAAAGCCGCCACGCCGTGCTGGTGGCAACGCCAGCTCTCCACAATACCTGAGCATATTCTGATACTTCTGCATGAGCGTTTAGTGTCTCACGATGGTGTCGTTAATCCTGTAACAAACTTCAGAATATCCACTGTGAGTTCATGGgcgtgttatttatttatttcccgcACACATTCACTCAGAATTGTGTGCAAAAATGGCTTTTTTCGTTGTtgcaattttaaatatttagtttaaaaaaagaagataaaactgGAGACTTTTGCACCTATCATTTCGTTCGGGAGCTTAtagttgaaatatatataatacaatctGTCTTCCATTTGAGGAACACACCACACCAGCTCATGAACACTTCATGTCATGTGGGTCTGGTTCGGTTCAGACATCCTGCTGTTGTCTGGATCAAATTATATATGTGCATCAAGGAAATAGGGAAACAAttctgcattttttatttttttacatgtttaaaataaactttacatTGGTTTGATAATATGGAAGGCATTGTCTGGTGCGTGCATGTCTGGGATATTGTTCTGAGGCGTTGTAGACGGTGGTGTGTTTAGCTAAAGACCGTGGTTTTCTGAAGGAGATTGGCTGCTATTTAACGCCGTCTAGACGCTCCACTTTCTGTGCAGTGATAACAAGGAGGCTCTAGGAATAAAggacaacccccccccccccccttaaagATTCTTCTTACTTTTTTGGTTTGTGGCTTCATTGTAAGGACTGTCAGTCACAGATGGGATAGGCAAGTTTTAACAgtctcacaaaaaaaagaaaaaagaatcagACAAAATACTGCCGGGAGGgcgaaagggagggagggagcgtCTCGGATAATGCGGGCTGCGTGTGTGTCTAGTGCGTCTGGGTCAGCGGTTTCACGTTCAACATGCGACATTTcgagctttttttgtttttctgtttacaGCTGGTAACTGCTGGTTGCAGCAGGGGAAGAACGGGAGGTGCCAGGTGCTCTACATGCCCGGGATGAGCAGGGAGGAGTGCTGTCGGAGTGGAAGACTAGGGACGTCCTGGACCGAGGAGGACGTCCCCAACAGCACGCTCTTTAGGTGGATGATCTTCAATGGCGGAGCTCCCAATTGCATACCTTGCAAAGGTGGAGGTGCACTCATTTCCCTTCGTTTTCCCATAAtacacccccctccccctcagttatttcatttaataaatcCTGATCTGATTTATGCATACCAAAGTGCGTAAACTATACATGTAATGTGTGCTCTATGCGAGTAAATGTACGCACAAGGGCGATATCCTCCCCAGCAACACCTAAcacagactttttattttagaaacctGCGATAATGTTGACTGTGGGCCAGGGAAGAGGTGCAAGATGAACAGAAGAAGCAAGCCGCGCTGCGTGTGCGCACCAGACTGCTCCAACATCACCTGGAAAGGACCGGTCTGCGGCTCCGATGGAAAGACCTACAAAGACGAATGCGCACTGCTGAAGGCAAAATGTAAAGGCCACCCTGATCTGGACGTGCAGTACCAGGGAAAGTGCAAGAGtaagtaaatattgtttttaaatccttCCCACCTGCAAATTCCACATTTCTTAAAGCTGCATGTGCCAAGAATCCAgcggtttgtttttatttttcttgtatttCGTGTCTTGTCTCACGAAATCTTCCAATTTCTTTGTCTCGACAGAAACGTGCCGTGACGTCTTGTGCCCCGGCAGCTCCACATGCGTCGTGGACCAGACAAATAACGCATATTGTGTGACGTGTAATCGGATTTGCCCCGAGGTGACGTCGCCTGAGCAGTACCTGTGTGGAAACGACGGGATCATCTATGCCAGCGCGTGTCACCTGAGAAGAGCTACCTGTCTCCTCGGCAGATCTATTGGAGTGGCATATGAGGGAAAATGCATCAGTAAGTCGGCAACTAGAGACGTGAGAGTGTGAGACTCCCCGAGAGCGCCTCCAGCACTGacttattgtttgttgtttgagtGCATTTTCTTCCTGGCCAGCTCTGCAGTTATTCACTGTTCCATTTTGCCAACATTCCACTGATGAGGGGGTcttaaagagagagagtgtgtttggtAGTTACTTGTGTTTGCTCAAGAAATGATAGACATCTTATTATTTCCTGATGTTGGCAGCACTATCCCATATGGGAGAGAGGGAAgtagagggggagggagaaagagagcaaaacaGGGGAGTGCTGGGGGCCATGAAGACATGCTTCAAGTTAATATTTGAGTCAGATGGATTCTTATCCAAGCCTTGAATACAAACTAAAGCATACCCCAACCCTATAAAACAGGATTTAGTTTTTATTCCTAGCTTAGATCTCCAAAATCTCAGCAGTCATCTGATCCTGCTTGAAAGACATTCATGATAATCCATTTAATCAAAAAGTTCCCCTGTGCtcacttcttcctctctccttctagaGGCCAAGTCGTGTGAGGACATCCAGTGCAGCGCCGGGAAAAAGTGTCTGTGGGATGCTCGGATGAGCCGTGGACGCTGCTCGCTGTGTGATGAGACCTGTCCAGAGAGTCGGACGGATGAGGCGGTGTGTGCCAGCGACAACACCACATATCCCAGTGAATGTGCCATGAAGCAAGCTGCTTGTTCAATGGAGGTGCTGCTGGAAGTCAAGCACTCGGGATCTTGCAACTGTAAGTAAATAACAagcaaaatatgaaaaaaagaaagaaacaaaatgccCTCCTCCCTCCAAGCAAAAAGACAATATTCCATGTTGCTTCCCCAACAAAAACCTCCTCTGAAAGTGTCCCCCATCCCAACTTTCCCCAAACTCCCACACCACCAAGCACAGCTTAAGCAAGCAGAAAGGACTTGGGAATAGAAGAAATTGCATGACGTTGTCTTTGTCGCTGGCTTTTGTTCTTGTGTTCTTGTTGGTTGTTTTAAATTTTACTATTTTCAATTCTTCTGCGAAACAAAATAACAGAGAGCTGAATGAAAAAGCATAACTATATATGTCAGCAGACTCCATGTTTGAGTCTTGGAAAATCTAACTCCATTAAACTAACGCAAATTATAAAAGAGACTAATTTTGTCTGCAGTGGAACAATCCTGATATTCAAAACTCTAGTTCAGTTTATGATCATACTAGTGACCTGCAGGAGCTGGTTGCCTGAAATCTcttccattttttaaaatcagcaatgtttttttatgatagTGGTCATATCTTTACAGCTTGTAAATTCCATGGTCTCATTGCTAATTTCATGGTAAtggtgtatttgtgtttttgtataattttttctttttgttccttTTGGCTGTAATCAATCAATTCAAAATGCACTGCCTCTTGTGACATACACCACACTGCCAACATgtcaaaaagaacaaaatactTTTGAATCATATGATGTGCATAAGGTGATTGTAACATTGGTGCCATGTTAGTGATAACAACGATGGATTTTTAACGTTGATATTCGTGTAAAGACTTATCAGTAGACCAGAGTGATTCATTCATGCACTCACAAATCTGGGGGCAaattatcaaattaaacaacagCCTCAAGGGAGTATTGCATTTACATTCCAAATTGCTATGTAGAAAAGTGTCTCCTTGTTAGCTTCTCTCTCCTGACTGAGTACCTTACTGTGATGTGCCTAAGGTATGCAATGGAATACAAGGGACCAACTTTATGATCACTTTATgagctaaatataaatatgatactTTACAGTGTGCAGGATAGGTAGCTCGTAGAACCACgctctcttctcatctcatcaTTAGAAAAAAAATTTACCAGCTCATTTTGATTGGTCGTGCTGTTTCCACTAAATGTGTTGTCTACCAGAATATGTATCAGAAATTACAAATCCATTTGGATTGATGAGGGActgcctgttttgtttttttggattgTCActcttgtgctttttttttgttgctttttctacGTGTCCGATGTAAATCTCTTccgtaaaaagaaaagaaaatacctcAGAACTGTGTTGATGATCTCTGACCTGCTTGCTAAGGCCAGGCTGTGACACAGAGTCCTCCCTCCCTGTACGTTTGAGCCAGAATATAATAATCCGAGCAAAGTAACTAGCAAATCTGAGAACACAAGAGCACTTTTCTGTGTTGAGTGTGTCTGCTTTCAGGAATCTGCCCAAAAGAGACCTGAGCCACTGGAACCATCAGCCCCAGTGCCCCATACCTGCCAACCAGCCCCCCTAACCCACCTTGTGACCCCCCCAAACCTCCCATGCACCCCTCTTTTCCATCGTCCCACTTTATTCTCTTGTTGCAGCCCTGATTTGCTAGATTATGTAAACGGAAGTTGCATATTTGAGGATGCCACAGTATTTGTCGATACATAGACCCTTCGACagagataacacacacacacacacacaataagaaaCAAAAGGGACGCTGTGTGCCAGTGGCTTTGCtgtgagctttttttttaagaacaTACAGTGATATTCTGCGCTGTTGTGGTCCATATTCATACAACAGCTACCATATATTCTCCCATATAGCCATTACAGAAGAccaggaggaggatgaggaagatgaggacTCAGACTACATGGCCTATGTCCATATATCTTCTATACTGGATGGATAGGCCCCCATCACTAGGGGAACAGTCCTAGGGCAAGGAATCATGTCCATACTGTACATTATGTGtatgcttatttattttttaaagaaaaaggaagtaTACATATAGTTCAGTCTGCTAGAcgtttatttatacttttttgtgttttataatttatacatttacaatgtCAGGCTTACTATCTACTATGATATATTGTGTTACCACTCATTTCcccctttttgttgttgtcccttttactttttttttatcatgaaGAAATATATTTGTCCAAAGAGAAgcagtgttatttatttgtcatgttACCGTGTAAGTATAAGTCCTCTTCAAGCTGTAAATTGCGTTCCCTGAGCTGTACAAATCTGCTTGTTTCTGTCAAATCTCTATCACAGATGTTTATGTCACACATACGTAAATGCATGTTTaggctgtgtgtttatttattgggAATATATCAATCATTTTATGTACAGAAGTGTTTCTGGTTTGTTTACAACTCATAATAACTGACCAAAGGGATTATCTCAATGGTTTTGCATAAGAGCATTGTAAAAGTTGTAACACAGCAGTgatgaaatggaaagaaaaaaagagccatttgtttttcttttcttattttttggTTGCTCTTCAGTTTTAGCCCTTTAGATTTGTTTCCACATTAAGACAACTTTAGACATTATTCAATAGTATTTACTTTGTCTCACCACATTAGAGGTACGTTTTGGACGATACTTGATTATTTTGGAAACAATGTGCCATTAACATTTATGTGCTGTCTTCTTGCCAATGAGCTCCGTATTGCTCTCGCAGAGCTAAAATAGGACTAACGTATTGCAGTACTCAACACTATATCAGACTtcatcactttctttctttttgttggtttttttgtttttgtttttttctcagaatgcatttttattttcaaacatcacaagagaaatacaaaattCTGTTATGAATAtatagttttgtattttttatgtaaatgtcatATGTACATACAAAGTTTGATGGTATTTGTACAGATATGAAGAGTGAaacaataaaagtttttttccttatacttttttgttgtattattgATTTGTGAATAGCATGTAGTTAAACATGTCAAAAATAtcaatgcatgtgtgcattcaAAGAAGAAGTTGAACTTAAATCAAACTTTTTGACTTACATACAGTCTAGGGTTgagcaatatacagtatactgtgacATGACATACATTTATTCACCATGAGGGGTTTTACAAATCCTTGTTATACTGTGGAATCAATCCTCTTATATCTTGGATGTATTAGGTTATTGTGGGTGGGGATTTTTTAATAGGATATTTGCCTCAATGGGATAATGCAATAGGTTAAAGCCAAAAACAGACATTCCTCTCAACTTGGTGATTTTATACATAAATGGTTTCTGAAATGATTTTCCAGAAACATTACTATATCATGATATATATCATGATATATATCATGATATATCTTGATATATATCATGATATATATCAAGATATATATCATGATATATATCATGATATATATCAAGatattcataaaaaaataaaataaaaaaatccacATTACCCACCTCGAATACAGTGTGGTCAGACAATACACAGATTAAACACACAACTAACCgtatgtgctgtactgtagaatGTTTGCAGTAAATAATAGCTCTACTCCATAAACCATGAATAGGCATTTAAAAATTAGATGGAAGAGCCCTTTAGATCAGTTTAAGCATTCAAAAGCATTttaaacaagcaaaacaaaatgggAAAGCTCAGAAAAAAAATCTATCCATGTTTAATAAACCTATGAGTCATATTTGAACCACAgtttgaataattaataatctTATCAAACAAAAAcggaagaaaataataataaaataaaaaaaagaaggtaaatAAGCTTCTAGGAGTATGAAGCAAAGGCGAATTCCTCTGGATGTGCTGCGTTTCTTTCCATTAACACCATCCTAATCGTTATTTGTGATATGAAAAAACATCCGTGGCGTAAATAGACGCTAGATATGTCTGGACATGTCTCGCTGTCCATCCATGTAAAGTAATTTTAGCCGCTGGCATCAGTCCTCCATTTCTTTGCAGCTGTCTCCTCCACCCGCTCCTCGTACAGTCTGTTCCTTCGCGGTCTCCGTACGTCATTGTTGACAACAATCATGGCGTCCTCAATGTCACTTCTCGGCTTGGGACGCTTATCTGTGCTCAATGCAGCTTATAAATTGGCCCTGAATCCTATCAGGTAACTccatattgtttgtttattagttATATAATCGCACGTGTTACTCTAAGGCATTTTGTTCGAAACATTTAACTCTAAATCTACTAAAGACGGAGCAAGGAGGCCGTGTGTCTGGCAGGTCACAGTGATCGTAAGCTAGCCAGCGTTAAAACATAAAGCACTTGCATAAAGCATGTTAAAGGTGTTCGCTCTTTATTGGGCACACCATGTGAGTTTACACACTTAACTACCTTCTTGCACGcatatgtattatttaaagtGACTAGACTGTTTGTTAATGGCAATGATATGCCGTGTCCTTACAGCACTCGGCTAGccagctaattagctaatgcTAAGTCTAGTTAGAAATCAGTTTAAGAGCTAACGCAATTAAACGTTTCCCGCTGCTCCCCACAACATGTGCTGCATACCATGACTAATATTTGGCGAGACGggaactttatttaataaaacagacCTCACCGGAAAGGTCAATATCACTGTCTAACTCACTACAGCTCAACAGCTAACCCTTCAGTCAACTGTAGGAAGCTAACACAACTAGCATCAACATATCACGACACAGTCAACGCTTTTATGTTACGACACAATGCATTTGTTGCAGTAACAGACACGCAGTTAGTTTGATCACATACTGGACATAATatgattttctgttttatcCTTTGCGTGTTTACAATGTGTTCTTTAAATATTGTGTCTACTGCACTAAAAACAATGATTCAGCAAGAAGCGTTTAACGGTAATATCTGTAATGTTACTTCATGCTTTTTCCCTGCACACATTTGTCCTGTGCTGttccaaaacattttctcagcaATCAAATAAGTCTTGTCtaatcttattttatctcaCAAACATTGGTGGCAGGCAAATATACCGCAAAATAGActatatatttaatcaatagtTGGGCCATCCAGAAATCAGCTGCAGTAAATGAGTTGGTAACATACCTATACTTGCTTTTTAACTTTTAGAGGTGCATAATAGAAATGTGTGTTGTCTGGGGTTAGAGTTGGAAGATACGCTAATTTGATACAATGATATGGCAgtagttatactgtatgtgacttTATGTGAAAttaatactttttaattttatattctCCTGAGCTAATTACAGTGAAATTGTGTTTAGTTTTAATTTCATTTGACAAACTAAATGAGATGATTGCTTGGCTGTCATATCAACAATGATTTTATTTGCAGTCCACTAATCATTctctaaactaaataaaatattgacGGAAAAAAAACACCAATATCGTAATCGACGATATTGCTATATTATATTGGGGTACTgactcaaaaataaaacaatattttattttgtaagtatCTCTCAGCTCTTGAAATATACCTTCATGGATTATTAGCCTGTCGAAtggtcctttttaaaatgtattatattatataaagtaataaaaataatattttcaagCTCAAAGTGGCTCTTCGTCCGGTACAGAGCTTTCTCAAATAGTGAACATGAAGGCAGGGCAGCTTTTCATACTCAGTTTACTAAAGTGTGATCCAGTGCATGTTGCAAGGAGGCATGTATTCGACACTTTAGGTTTTGTTTTGCCTCACAGAATGAAACAATACGAGAATTGCCCTTTACACAATACAAGTGATGAGCTCATCAGTTTTTATAATAAGACATTGACTTCATTTTGCACAGATTCATCATTTATCAATGAATAAGAGATGACCGATTTAATTGTATTGCTTAACCAAAAGATACATGGTGTGGTCCAAGTGaaaatcagaaatgtatttcattgCCTAAATGTCAGTTAATTGAAATTGATGCCCTTTAATTGATAAAACAGTTTTTTAGTTTCTGAAACAAAATGTCTTTAGCGAAGTAATAGAAAAGGCAGATCAATCGcaaaactattttcattatttattaatcaatcAATTCCTCTTTGAATAAACGATTGCTTTGTCAAATATTATAAAGTAACcttttaaaatgatgcatttcacaacagCTCTCCTTTTAAAGTGAAAAACcaacaaatatttggcatttttacaAATATTCCAATGAATAGACCTTATAATCAGTTATcagaatgttttcattttcaatccATTCATTAATCCAATTGTTGGCAATATCAGATGACTTAAagaacaaatcatttaaatataatgacATCCATGTAGAATGTTTACATCAGCAGAAACCATAGTTGTGTTGGTCACAATGGTGTCCTTGATTActattttatctttatattgattaatatataaattaatatatgaGATAATGTAGGGAACATTTTTAGTGTAAAAATCATAccttt from Cottoperca gobio chromosome 9, fCotGob3.1, whole genome shotgun sequence includes:
- the fsta gene encoding follistatin-A isoform X1; translation: MFRMLKHHLHPGFFLLFIWLCHLMEHQKVQAGNCWLQQGKNGRCQVLYMPGMSREECCRSGRLGTSWTEEDVPNSTLFRWMIFNGGAPNCIPCKGGETCDNVDCGPGKRCKMNRRSKPRCVCAPDCSNITWKGPVCGSDGKTYKDECALLKAKCKGHPDLDVQYQGKCKKTCRDVLCPGSSTCVVDQTNNAYCVTCNRICPEVTSPEQYLCGNDGIIYASACHLRRATCLLGRSIGVAYEGKCIKAKSCEDIQCSAGKKCLWDARMSRGRCSLCDETCPESRTDEAVCASDNTTYPSECAMKQAACSMEVLLEVKHSGSCNSITEDQEEDEEDEDSDYMAYVHISSILDG
- the fsta gene encoding follistatin-A isoform X2, giving the protein MFRMLKHHLHPGFFLLFIWLCHLMEHQKVQAGNCWLQQGKNGRCQVLYMPGMSREECCRSGRLGTSWTEEDVPNSTLFRWMIFNGGAPNCIPCKETCDNVDCGPGKRCKMNRRSKPRCVCAPDCSNITWKGPVCGSDGKTYKDECALLKAKCKGHPDLDVQYQGKCKKTCRDVLCPGSSTCVVDQTNNAYCVTCNRICPEVTSPEQYLCGNDGIIYASACHLRRATCLLGRSIGVAYEGKCIKAKSCEDIQCSAGKKCLWDARMSRGRCSLCDETCPESRTDEAVCASDNTTYPSECAMKQAACSMEVLLEVKHSGSCNSITEDQEEDEEDEDSDYMAYVHISSILDG